The segment ACGGGATTGTCCTTGACTACCGGATTGCCGAAACCATCCTCGTAGTTGGCGATGGCGAAGTTAAAGAGTGAACGCAGCACGCGCATGACGCCGTTGGCGTAGTACTGGCCGCTCCTCTCGCCCAGCTCCCGATGACGGGCAACCACCATGTCGCGGCGTATGGACAGCAGAGGTTTGTTCGCCCAATCCGAAAGAGCGACCTTGACCGACCGTCCGTAATCGTAGAGCGTGTGTTTGGTAAGATTCGTCCGCACCCGCATGAAATCCTCGAGCACTTGGGAGAGCGTGATTTGTGCCATGCGGTGCCGCTCCCGCTCCGCGATCGGGTTCTCACCCGTGGCGACCTGACCCAAGAGACTAGCGGCCTTCTTGCGAGCCTGCTCACAGGTGAGTTCACCGAAGCGGCCCAGCGTCATGCGCCGTACCCGTCCGTCGATGCGTTTCTCAACGATGAATGACTTTGTACCGCCGGCGGTGATGCGTAGGCCGAAACCCTTGAGCACTGAATCGCGCAAGAATTCCTGACCGCTTGCAGGTAGGGGATGAGCGTCAATGACGCGCTTGGTCAGCCGGACCCACTGATCTGGCCTCTTTGTAGACACAGTGTAGACAGTTGCGCTCAAGGTTGGTCAAAAAGTATCCAAAGTGTGCGGAACACCCTAAACCACCTTTAAGACACTTCGCAACGGATTTCAAACAACTGCAAAAAATGGCATACTGATGAGGAAATTTGAGGTATGCGTTCGTAATCAGTAGGTCGTCGGTTCGATTCCGGCCACCGGCACCATTCTGTCGGGAAGCTGTCATAGCGGTGGCGGCGTTGCAGTTGTAATATTGAGTTGCGCAGTTCGTAAGTGACCTGTCATTTTATTTCTTGGTTGCAAGCGTTCTCAAAGTGAGCGCCCCAAAGGGGTGCATTGATCGATGAAGATTATGGACGCAGTAAAGAATTCAGCGCGGGCGAATCTTGTGCCCGGGCATCTGGGTGACTTCACGCTGACCACAAGAACACTTCGCATCGTCCTGCTGGCCTGCCTTGCGGGCGTCATCAGCACGGGGGCGGCTTGGGCCCTGTTGAAGCTCATCGGGCTCATGACCAACCTGGCCTTCTATCAGCGCTTCAATTTTGCGCTGGTGGCGCCCGCCGCCAACCATCACAACCCCGCGCTCATCCTCCTGCTGCCCATTCTCGGCGGGTTGCTGGTCGGGCTGATGGCGCGCTACGGCAGCGAAGTCATCCGCGGGCACGGCATGCCCGAGACGATCTACTCCATACTCCACGACGGCAGCAAGGTGAAGCCGCGCGTCGCGATGCTCAAGCCGCTCTCCGCCGCCATCACCATCGGCACCGGCGGGCCGTTCGGCGCCGAGGGCCCCATCATCATGACCGGCGGCGCCTTCGGATCGCTGGTGGCCCAGTTCCTCCACCTGACCGCGGACGAGCGCAAGACGC is part of the Gammaproteobacteria bacterium genome and harbors:
- a CDS encoding Arm DNA-binding domain-containing protein, yielding MRDSVLKGFGLRITAGGTKSFIVEKRIDGRVRRMTLGRFGELTCEQARKKAASLLGQVATGENPIAERERHRMAQITLSQVLEDFMRVRTNLTKHTLYDYGRSVKVALSDWANKPLLSIRRDMVVARHRELGERSGQYYANGVMRVLRSLFNFAIANYEDGFGNPVVKDNPV